A window of Betaproteobacteria bacterium genomic DNA:
GGCATCTGGTTGCTGCTGCCACCGATGATCTCGATGGTGAGGGCCGCGGACCCCAGCCCCGGCGTGCAGAGCGCCAGCGCGCCTGCGATTCCTCGCAGGGCATCTCGGCGACCCGGATCTGGCGGCAATGCATTCGGCATCATCAACATGGGGCGCAATTATACGGCTCCGCGTTACGTTCACTATGACGGATTCGGGGTCATTCGTTCGGCCTGAAGACCAGCGTCAGATCGCGGATCTGCTGAAAAAGATCCAGGTCTTCCGGCACGGGCAGCGGTTGCGCCTTCTCGATCGCCTGCTCGACGGCCTTGTCATAGGCCGGAGACCCGCTGGGCTTCACCAGCCGCATGCTCGCGACGGAGCCCGCCTTGAGCAGACGCACGTCGACTACGGCTTCGATGCGGCTGTCCACCCCGGGGGGCAGCTTCACCTTGTCCCGGATGGCAAGCTGGATGCGCACCTTGTACTCGTCGATGAGCTGCTGCGCCTTGATCGCCGCCTGGGTGGCCGCGTATTTCTCGGCCTCGATCCGTTCGGCGGCCGCCCGCTGCTCTTCCGCGATACGGGTCTGACGCTGCATCGCCTCCCGCACCTTCTTCAGTTCGGCTTCGCGCTGGGCGTCTTCCTCCTTGCGGGCCGCCTCCTCCGCGCGCCGGCGGGCATCGTCCTCCCGCTGCCTCTCGGCGTCCGCAGCGCGCTTGCGGGCGTCCTCCTCGCGCATGATCTGCTCGAGGCGCTTGCGTTCCTCGCGCTTCAGCCGCTCCTCGAGGTCGCGTTCGTCCCTGAGCTTCTTCTCCTGGATCCGGGTCTCGGCCTGGGCCACCTCGGGGGCCGGCGCATTGTCTGCCCGGGGAATGGCGTTCGGCGC
This region includes:
- the tolA gene encoding cell envelope integrity protein TolA, which translates into the protein MLAALRRPELAVSGLLAVGVHGLLFGLLIAGVSWKRTPPPKLIVELWQELPPMTASRAPASVHTPPEPQPRPAPAPVPVEAPKPVPKPPAAEKPPAPKPVEPPPEPKPPAPPPQPAKTSTAPNAIPRADNAPAPEVAQAETRIQEKKLRDERDLEERLKREERKRLEQIMREEDARKRAADAERQREDDARRRAEEAARKEEDAQREAELKKVREAMQRQTRIAEEQRAAAERIEAEKYAATQAAIKAQQLIDEYKVRIQLAIRDKVKLPPGVDSRIEAVVDVRLLKAGSVASMRLVKPSGSPAYDKAVEQAIEKAQPLPVPEDLDLFQQIRDLTLVFRPNE